From the Primulina tabacum isolate GXHZ01 chromosome 15, ASM2559414v2, whole genome shotgun sequence genome, one window contains:
- the LOC142526237 gene encoding LOW QUALITY PROTEIN: telomerase reverse transcriptase (The sequence of the model RefSeq protein was modified relative to this genomic sequence to represent the inferred CDS: deleted 1 base in 1 codon), producing MARKRRVPEVLWRLFHNSARTLAETILALVPPQPAECRCRGRRCLSCMCDQAMSFILRPEDPPEYRKLLTGCYAVVSENAPPIPVFDPHCRWPQREIVRRSIEMILYEQPSSSNLICCGYDKANRSSGIIDILMSSAWILLLTRVGDTLMMYLLKYTSLFLPLPRHKQHHQIIGFPISELSLKLSSSLPESKSHNHPLTYCGKKRKKADEDESIVGKQLCSRSLGVEPSSSCIRHVDSLGPHGSWCSSKEEFTLQKSEGTSKPNVGPRRKRKRLYRWQRQIKRKQLAIQETCSLMMLGEEDFSNNNGVSIGLQNAIFSSSVQSDETNMSQCFCCLVFRNLPKLAKSAEIRRRNIFYRLENSPFVFPKKHILNRLKPNEFGATVLFNNIFGIPGMDKNSQALQCIHSKSSYPIKSDCLYHYLIKLLKSLIRKTRNCRHLRLLDKHCSVTAFYESASKGPGPMSQENDDGKSITASGCCGGEIEGQTSHDDNEASCKMFSEATNDLVEPSKSYCPKKQVIAFIWAICRRIVPVQLLGTPSNWRILRKNISKFIQLRKFEKFSLKQCTHKLKISKFPLLSNNHFACGLSFNGMGHSRWSSRYMDKGCSEFAVADLVRHKILECWMFWLFTQLVLPVVQANFYVTESENEKQEVSYYRKSYWKKLLREAEKGLKDQSYCQLNHASTRKILGKRSFGFSRIRLCPKRKGFRVLANLQASSKIPHCPLLPGIHFDQHSGRTTSHNLRSVKFESFKSVNSVLHDLHVVLKGIQTIESDKLGSSVFDYNDVHRKLVPFLFNLKNGPAPMPGAFLVVSDVSKAFDSLNQDKLLDIMKDVMSYDEFTLEKYIQVICTKKSLKVHQRLVLSQQGVVSESEKIKRLPAHSLDSILVKKAFSRKIRKEEFNILLKEHIKHNVVQLDKKFYLQRVGIPQGSVLSTLLCSFYYGHMERNVVFPFLEKSFENISGDSGTCGALISEGNHTEEIFARTSESLLLRFIDDFLFISTSKKQASMFFSRLERGVREYNCYMNKEKYGLNFNMNSSQGFLSNRLHVGKDGVSFLRWSGLLINCSTLEIQADYTRYLNSHLSSTLTVSCQGKVGCKLKAKLCDYLRPKCHPIFYDSNINSSAVVRLNIYQVFLLCAMKFLCYISDLSSVPKFHPKFLINSINASLRYMHRLIKRKMYTFESEIDFRPKYKIKKNEILWLGFHAYSRVVKKKQSRCKKLFHYLTRKLKALEKVENISSDLSYATDDTHSSALWSIKY from the exons ATGGCCAGGAAAAGGAGAGTCCCGGAGGTCCTGTGGAGGTTGTTCCACAACAGTGCTCGCACTCTAGCCGAAACAATATTAGCTTTGGTCCCTCCACAGCCGGCCGAATGCAGGTGCCGTGGGCGGCGCTGCCTCAGTTGCATGTGCGACCAAGCAATGTCCTTCATTCTTCGACCCGAAGATCCTCCCGAGTACCGTAAGCTCTTAACTGGATGCTATGCTGTTGTTTCAGAAAATGCTCCTCCGATTCCTGTGTTTGACCCTCACTGCCGTTGGCCGCAACGAGAG ATTGTCAGAAGATCCATTGAAATGATATTGTATGAACAACCATCTTCTTCAAATCTGATCTGCTGCGGGTATGACAAA GCCAATCGCTCTAGTGGAATCATTGATATATTAATGTCCTCAGCATGGATTCTACTCCTTACAAGA GTCGGAGACACTCTGATGATGTATTTACTGAAGTACACTTCACTATTTTTGCCCCTGCCTCGACATAAACAACATCATCAAATAATTGGTTTTCCTATCAGCGAGCTGAGCTTAAAGTTGTCTAGTTCCTTGCCTGAGTCTAAATCTCATAATCATCCACTCACCTATTGCG ggaagaagagaaaaaaggCCGACGAAGATGAGTCAATAGTAGGGAAACAGCTCTGCTCACGTTCTTTGGGTGTTGAGCCTTCTTCAAGCTGTATTAGGCATGTTGATAGTCTTGGACCTCATG GATCTTGGTGTTCTTCTAAGGAAGAATTTACACTTCAAAAATCTGAGGGGACCTCAAAACCAAATGTTGGACCTCGTCGGAAGCGTAAAAGACTGTATCGCTGGCAACGCCAAATAAAACGTAAACAGTTGGCCATTCAAGAAACCTGTTCTTTGATGATGCTCGGTGAAGAAGATTTTAGCAACAACAATGGCGTATCCATAGGCCTTCAAAATGCCATCTTCTCAAGTTCAGTTCAAAGTGATGAAACT AACATGTCACAATGCTTTTGTTGTTTGGTGTTTCGAAATTTACCAAAGTTGGCAAAAAGTGCTGAGATTCGTAGGCGAAATATATTCTATAGATTGGAGAATTCACCATTTGTGTTCCCCAAAAAGC ACATTTTGAATAGGTTGAAGCCCAATGAATTTGGAGCAACTGTTCTTTTCAATAATATCTTTGGAATTCCTGGCATGGACAAGAATTCTCAAGCACTGCAGTGTATTCACAGCAAAAGCAGTTACCCTATCAAATCTGACTGTTT GTATCACTATCTTATTAAGCTACTCAAAAGTCTAATTCGCAAGACTCGTAATTGCCGACATTTGAGGCTGTTGGACAAGCACTGCTCCGTCACAGCCTTTTATGAAAGTGCAAGCAAGGGTCCTGGACCTATGTCTCAG GAAAATGATGATGGAAAGAGCATAACTGCGAGTGGATGTTGTGGGGGTGAAATTGAAGGCCAGACATCTCATGATGATAATGAGGCAAGTTGCAAGATGTTTTCTGAAGCCACTAATGATCTGGTTGAGCCAAGTAAGAGTTATTGTCCGAAGAAACAGGTTATAGCATTTATTTGGGCAATTTGTCGGAGAATAGTTCCTGTACAATTGCTTGGAACCCCTTCTAATTGGAGAATTTTGAGGAAGAACATATCGAAATTCATTCAGCTGCGAAAATTTGAGAAGTTCTCGCTGAAGCAATGTACACACAAATTGAAAATATCAAAGTTTCCTCTATTGTCAAATAACCATTTTGCTTGTGGCTTAAGCTTTAATGGGATGGGTCATTCTAGATGGTCGTCTAGGTATATGGATAAGGGATGCAGTGAATTTGCTGTAGCAGATCTTGTTAGGCATAAGATTTTGGAATGCTGGATGTTTTGGCTTTTCACGCAACTAGTGTTGCCAGTGGTTCAAGCAAACTTCTATGTCACAGAAAGTGAGAATGAAAAGCAAGAGGTATCATATTATCGAAAGTCTTATTGGAAGAAACTGCTGAGAGAAGCAGAGAAAGGCCTGAAGGATCAGAGTTATTGTCAACTAAATCATGCTTCCACCAGAAAAATTTTAGGAAAAAGGTCATTTGGTTTCTCGAGGATCAGACTTTGTCCCAAGCGAAAAGGTTTTAGGGTTCTGGCAAACCTTCAGGCGTCTTCCAAAATTCCACATTGTCCACTGCTTCCTGGAATTCACTTCGATCAACATTCGGGGAGAACAACAAGTCACAATCTGCGAAGTGTCAAATTTGAGTCATTTAAGTCGGTAAATAGTGTCCTTCACGATTTGCATGTGGTTCTAAAAGGTATACAGACAATAGAATCGGATAAGCTGGGTTCATCGGTATTTGATTATAATGATGTCCACAGAAAACTAGTTCCTTTCTTGTTTAATCTGAAAAATGGACCTGCCCCCATGCCTGGTGCATTCCTTGTGGTTTCGGATGTGTCAAAAGCTTTTGATTCTCTTAATCAGGATAAATTGCTCGATATTATGAAGGATGTCATGTCTTACGATGAATTTACTTTGGAAAAGTATATTCAAGTTATCTGCACAAAAAAATCTTTGAAGGTCCATCAGCGTCTTGTACTATCACAACAAGGTGTAGTTTCTGAATCTGAAAAAATCAAACGACTTCCTGCCCATTCATTGGATAGTATTCTTGTTAAGAAG GCATTTAGCCGAAAAATAAGGAAGGAAGAGTTTAACATACTTTTGAAAGAGCACATAAAGCATAATGTGGTGCAATTAGATAAAAAATTTTACTTACAACGTGTTGGCATACCTCAAGGAAGTGTTTTGTCTACTTTGCTTTGCTCATTTTACTATGGACATATGGAAAGGAATGTAGTCTTTCCGTTTCTTGAGAAATCTTTTGAGAACATTTCTGGAGATAGTGGTACCTGTGGTGCATTAATTTCAGAGGGTAATCATACTGAAGAAATATTTGCTCGAACTTCTGAATCTCTTCTACTTAGGTTTATTGATGACTTCCTTTTCATATCAACTTCAAAGAAGCAGGCTTCTATGTTCTTCTCCCGGTTGGAAAGAGGAGTTCGTGAGTACAATTGCTACATGAACAAGGAGAAATAcggtttaaattttaatatgaacaGCAGCCAAGGATTTCTGTCAAACAGGCTACATGTTGGCAAAGATGGTGTCTCATTTCTTCGTTGGAGTGGACTTCTGATCAACTGCAGTACGTTGGAAATTCAGGCTGACTATACGAG GTACCTGAATTCTCATTTGAGTTCGACTCTAACAGTCAGCTGTCAAGGTAAAGTGGGTTGTAAGCTGAAGGCAAAGTTGTGTGATTATCTGCGACCTAAATGTCATCCAATATTCTATGATTCG AACATCAACTCTAGTGCTGTGGTTAGGCTTAACATCTACCAAGTTTTTCTTCTTTGTGCCATGAAATTTCTTTGTTATATCTCGGACCTCTCATCAGTGCCTAAATTCCACCCAAAATTCCTCATCAATTCTATCAATGCGTCTTTGAG GTACATGCACAGGCTCATAAAGAGAAAGATGTATACCTTTGAATCCGAGATTGATTTTCGTCCAAAATACAAAATTAAAAAGAATGAAATACTATGGCTTGGGTTTCACGCGTATAGTCGGGTTGTAAAGAAGAAGCAATCCCGTTGCAAGAAGCTCTTTCATTATCTGACGCGTAAGTTGAAGGCACTTGAGAAAGTAGAGAACATTTCCTCTGATCTGAGTTACGCTACTGATGATACACATTCATCTGCACTTTGGAGCATCAAGTATTGA